In Borreliella mayonii, the genomic stretch TTTTAAATTTTTCTATTGGATAGATTTTATACAAAGAAGGTAATAATGTATAAACAGCAATATTTTATTTCTGGCAAAGTACAAGGTGTTGGTTTTAGATTTTTCACAGAGCAAATAGCAAATAATATGAAACTAAAAGGATTTGTAAAAAATCTAAACGATGGGAGGGTAGAAGTTGTAGCTTTTTTTAATACTAAAGAACAAATGAAAAAATTTGAAAAATTATTAAAAAATGGGAATAAGTATTCAAACATTGAAAACATTGAAAAAATAATTTTAGATGAACATTATCCTTTTCAATTTAATAACTTTAAAATTTATTATTAGAGCTTATCTTTCTTTTAACAAGCACCTTAACCTTTTTATTCTTTGGTTTTTTAATATTGTTAACACCAGAATTGTTGCTTTTAGAGCAAGGCACAGTAGCTCTAAAAAAATGCTCTACTTTAAATTTCAAAAACTCTAAAGACTTTCTGTTTCTACAAAAAATATTCAAATTGCCATCAGAAAATTTAATATCAAGACCACAATTACAACTTGTTTTTAAAAAACTACACGAAATAAAACTACCATTTGAACCATTCCTATTAAAAAGGATAAAATATTTTTTGCCTCTTTTAGAATCTTTAAAATAAATTTTAAGCCAATCTCCTGATGGCTTAACTGAGGTTAACTTATCATAAAGATAAGAAATATAAATCGTTCTATTTTCATTAGATTTTAAAATTTTTTTAAAAAAATAGCTAAGACCTATTTTCATATCAATTATATAATATCTTATTAATAAGATATTTCCTAATATTCCATAAATGTATTTATAATGCCTAAAATTTTAAAAACCAAAAACTATAGCTTATAATTAAAAATTATTGATAAGTATTCTGTAAGTTTTATATAGTTATAATTGTATCCATATGTAGCTTTAAAAGCTTTGCGAATTTTAACATTCAATCCCCTAACCATTGCTAAAATTTCTAAATTATCCTTCAACATCAAATTTTTAATTACAATCAATGTTTTAATATAATTATCATCAAATATATGATGTTCTTTTATCAAACTTTCTAAACGATCCATTGTAAGAGTAGAATAAGTAGCTTTACGTCTAACATATGTATAAATTCTTTGATTAAGCAATGTTAATAGGTTGTTATCTGCCTTATCATCTAAATTATCTAAAACATACCGATTATAATGAAAGGCTGTTGTTATATCGTTTGGTTCGTGTCCTAAAACTTTTGTTATCCAATAATTCATTTCCATATTTTTGGGAGCAAATGCAAGATAAGAAAATTTACAATAAATAGCTCTGCAAAAATATACAGATTCTTCAGGAGCAAAAATATTATTAAAAATTTGACGAAACAATCTATTGTAACTGTATGTAAGATTTGAAGAGATTAGCTCTTTAGCAAGATTCTCTGTTTGTTCCATATAGCGTATTTCTTTTATAGAATTAATTATTAATTCAGGATCTGCAAAAACTGGAAAAACAACTTCATTAATAATATTATTTTCTCGCTTTTTTGCAATAAATTCCATACGAATATGATTTTTATCTGCGATATAAAATTG encodes the following:
- a CDS encoding acylphosphatase produces the protein MYKQQYFISGKVQGVGFRFFTEQIANNMKLKGFVKNLNDGRVEVVAFFNTKEQMKKFEKLLKNGNKYSNIENIEKIILDEHYPFQFNNFKIYY
- the resT gene encoding telomere resolvase ResT, giving the protein MPPKVKIKNDFEIFRKELEILYKKYLNNELSYLKLKEKIKILAENHKAILFRKDKFTNRSIILNLSKTRKIIKEYINLSVIERIRKDNTFLFFWKSRKIKELKNIRIKDRKKIEELIFLNQMNNEKPYFQYFIDLFVTPKWLNDYAHKYKIEKINSYRKEQIFVKINLNTYIEIIKLLLNQNRDIRLKFYGVLMAIGRRPVEVMKLSQFYIADKNHIRMEFIAKKRENNIINEVVFPVFADPELIINSIKEIRYMEQTENLAKELISSNLTYSYNRLFRQIFNNIFAPEESVYFCRAIYCKFSYLAFAPKNMEMNYWITKVLGHEPNDITTAFHYNRYVLDNLDDKADNNLLTLLNQRIYTYVRRKATYSTLTMDRLESLIKEHHIFDDNYIKTLIVIKNLMLKDNLEILAMVRGLNVKIRKAFKATYGYNYNYIKLTEYLSIIFNYKL